In the genome of Meles meles chromosome 4, mMelMel3.1 paternal haplotype, whole genome shotgun sequence, one region contains:
- the P2RY14 gene encoding P2Y purinoceptor 14, with amino-acid sequence MINSTTTQSPEESCSRNILITQQIIPVLYFVVFIVGTLLNGVSGWIFFYVASSKSFIIYLKNIVVADFLMSLTFPFKILADSGLGPWQINVFVCRGSAVLFYVNMYVSIVFFGLISFDRYYKIVKPLLTSFIHSVNYSKLLSVVVWMLMLLLAVPNIILTNQNAISRKVTHIKCVELKNELGLKWHKASNYIFVGIFWIVFFLLIIFYTAITKKIFKSHLKSRTNSISVRKKSSRNIFSIMFVFFVCFVPYHIARIPYTQSQTEAHYSCQSKEILLYVKEFTLLLSAANVCLDPIIYFFLCQPFREILCKKLHIPLKAQHDSETSRTKRGNTMHESTDTL; translated from the coding sequence ATGATCAATTCCACCACCACACAGTCTCCAGAGGAGTCCTGCTCCCGGAATATCCTCATCACTCAGCAGATCATTCCTGTGCTGTACTTTGTGGTCTTCATCGTGGGGACCCTGCTCAATGGTGTTTCTGGATGGATATTCTTCTACGTGGCGAGCTCCAAGAGTTTCATCATTTATCTCAAGAACATTGTCGTTGCCGACTTTCTGATGAGCCTAACCTTCCCCTTCAAGATTCTTGCTGATTCAGGACTCGGGCCATGGCAGATCAATGTGTTTGTGTGCAGGGGGTCTGCTGTGCTCTTCTATGTCAACATGTATGTAAGCATCGTGTTCTTCGGGCTCATCAGTTTTGACAGATACTATAAAATTGTAAAGCCTCTTTTGACTTCTTTCATCCATTCAGTAAATTACAGCAAACTCCTGTCAGTGGTGGTCTGGATGCTCATGCTCCTTCTGGCTGTCCCCAACATTATCCTGACCAACCAGAATGCTATTAGCAGGAAGGTGACGCATATAAAATGTGTGGAACTTAAAAATGAACTGGGACTTAAGTGGCACAAAGCATCAAACTACATCTTTGTGGGTATCTTCTGGATTGTGTTTTTTCTGTTGATCATTTTCTATACTGCCATCACAAAGAAAATCTTCAAGTCCCACCTTAAGTCCAGAACGAATTCCATTTCAGTCAGGAAGAAATCTAGCCGCAATATATTCAGCATCATGTTcgtgttttttgtctgttttgtacCTTACCACATTGCCAGAATCCCCTACACACAGAGCCAAACAGAAGCTCATTACAGCTGCCAGTCAAAAGAAATTTTGCTCTATGTAAAAGAATTCACTCTACTACTGTCGGCTGCAAACGTATGCCTAGatcctattatttatttctttctatgcCAGCCATTTAGAGAAATATTATGTAAGAAACTGCACATCCCATTAAAAGCTCAGCATGACTCAGAAACTTCCAGAACCAAAAGAGGAAATACAATGCATGAAAGCACAGACACTTTGTGA
- the GPR171 gene encoding probable G-protein coupled receptor 171, with amino-acid sequence MTNSSIFCPVYRDLEPFTYFFYLVFLVGIIGSGFATWAFVQNKNHRCVSIYLINLLTADFLLTLALPVKIVVDLGVAPWKLKIFHCQVTACLIYINMYLSIIFLAFVSIDHCLQLTYSSKIYRIQEPGFAKMISTVVWLMVLLITVPNMMIPIRDIEEKPNVGCMEFKREFGKNWHLLTNFVCVAIFLNFSAIILISNCLVIRQLYRNKDNENYQYVKKALINILLVTTGYIICFVPYHIVRIPYTLSQTEVISDCPTRISLFKAKEATLLLAVSNLCFDPILYYHLSKAFRLTVTKTFASSKETQAPKEKSNGENNA; translated from the coding sequence ATGACAAACAGTTCTATCTTCTGCCCAGTTTACAGAGATCTGGAGccattcacatattttttttatttagttttccttGTTGGAATTATCGGAAGTGGTTTCGCAACCTGGGCTTTCGTACAGAACAAAAATCACAGGTGTGTAAGCATATACTTAATTAACCTGCTTACAGCTGATTTCCTGCTGACTCTGGCATTACCAGTGAAAATCGTTGTTGACTTGGGTGTGGCACCCTGGAAGCTGAAGATTTTCCACTGCCAAGTGACAGCCTGCCTCATCTACATTAATATGTACTTATCAATTATTTTCTTAGCATTTGTCAGCATTGATCACTGTCTTCAGTTGACATACAGCTCCAAGATTTATCGGATCCAAGAACCTGGATTTGCCAAAATGATATCGACCGTGGTGTGGCTAATGGTCCTCCTTATAACAGTGCCCAACATGATGATTCCCATCAGAGACATCGAGGAGAAGCCAAATGTGGGATGCATGGAATTCAAAAGGGAGTTTGGCAAAAATTGGCATTTGCTGACAAATTTCGTATGtgtagcaatatttttaaatttctcagccATCATTTTAATATCTAACTGCCTTGTAATTCGACAACTCTACAGAAACAAAGACAACGAAAATTATCAGTATGTGAAAAAAGCCCTCATCAACATTCTTTTAGTGACTACCGGCTACATCATATGTTTTGTTCCGTATCACATTGTCCGAATCCCATACACCCTGAGCCAGACAGAGGTGATATCTGATTGCCCAACCAGGATTTCACTCTTTAAAGCCAAAGAGGCCACACTGCTCCTTGCTGTGTCGAACCTGTGTTTTGATCCTATCCTGTACTATCATCTCTCAAAAGCGTTCCGCTTAACAGTCACCAAGACCTTTGCTTCATCTAAGGAGACCCAGGctccaaaagaaaaatcaaatggtGAAAACAACGCGTAA